A window of Pseudophryne corroboree isolate aPseCor3 chromosome 1, aPseCor3.hap2, whole genome shotgun sequence genomic DNA:
agtttggagtttcagttgtttgttggcttgtgcgtgaaggtgcttgtggaatttgcagagtgagtaattgtcaagcatacctttgtcattTTGTTTGCGTTTTGAATCTAGACAGTGTTGCATTTGTTATgcgttttttcgtttgtgagtattcttgattcttttttttttttttgttttgttaaaaaattttattaaaaatttattgttttaaatattttaaaaacataactattttgctagtccatttgtgaaaataaacctgtgcttctttgttttgactgtcatttgtgttctcttgtaggtgtttgcttttgggagaaatatccctggtttcatttattttctgggtgtgctactgaacaccaagtctttcttttttttggagcaggtaagtgcccttggcctgtgttggtgcctgtttagttttaatggtctgtatgctgttttttgactgtcatttgtgttctcttgtaggtgtttgcttttgggagaaatatccctggtttcatttattttctgggtgtgctactgaacaccaagtctttcttttttttggagcaggtaagtgcccttggcctgtgttggtgcctgtttagttttaatggtctgtatgctgttttttgactgtcatttgtgttctcttgtaggtgtttgcttttgggagaaatatccctggtttcatttattttctgggtgtgctactgaacaccaagtctttcttttttttggagcaggtaagtgcccttggcctgtgttttggtttgctgtttgtgtttcttaaaagtgtggtgattctgtttgttttccattttgtctaaaatagaatttttgtttcccaggattgatctgcaaagtagtgtttgtctttcctggactagctactaaatgttttttttatttttttttgtttttttaattggtgtTTGTGATGTATTTGATGCTCAGAAatgtttaattttgttttttttttatttgtaaaaataacatatttttttaatttttctttttattaatttcacattttggccatgaattcaacacagaaaaaatgtacgctcctgcagtaagtttccccaacattttttacaacatttattgtttgaatattttttataagttgtttttgtatttttcacctcgttttttttctttttcaaaaaagtgtgttatgtcaatatttattgctgcagaagccctacctccccaacccacgccagcactcccaccccaaccgccagccccacaaccacagccggctcctcatcaaccaaggcaacggaggcgtgctaggccaccaattttccgaacccgtgtcctactttttggtatgccagatgatgtggtggtgcgtagatacaggctgccaccacatctaatcctagacactctctccataatagagagtgatctggagtctgaaattcggtatcctacagcaataccaccattgacacaattccttgcagtgttaaattttttggctacagcctcatatcagcatgttgtgggagacctggttggcatgtcgcagggccagttcagtaaggtcctgcggcgtgtctgccaggctttcctaaagcgggtgaagcaattcattgatatgcctttggatgttggtgccctagatgtggtgaagcggcaatttgaggaaggtggtagtcgcttcccacatgttattggggttgtggatggcacacatgttgctattcagccaccaagacataatgaagaaatttatagaaacaggaaactgtttcattctctgaatgtaatggttgtttgtgggccatccctccagatcctttccctgaatgcaaaatttactggaagttcacatgatgcatatgtcattagacaatcagggatatggcagagattaagatcaagtcaacgagcagacatgtggttattgggtgagttgttgctcaaatatttttttcttaaaaaagTAACTTGACAAATTTAATATTTCAAAATTTTGGCTTttcttccaacaggagaccgtggatatccttgcaccccctggctcatgactccttaccgtaatcccaggccaggaccacagatggcatttaactccgcgcttactgccactaggcagctggtggagcgcacaattggtgtccttaaagggcggtttcgtgtgctccaccgcactggtggcgacatcatgtattcgccggagatggcaagtaaaatagtggtcctgtgcgcaatactacataatatcgcagtaaggagtagtgtagagcttcctcaggcagaggaattgcctgatgaggagccaggggttgttcgacacttcggtggggggagtgttacacggagggggagccaagtgagggcaaggattgttgccgaatatttcaggtatagtgttttgatattttctagttttaaaaattttaaaacacagtatgcttatgtttttttaacaatgatgacattttgtatgatattgtaaagtgattgtgtaaggcttttgttgtgttggaatgggtaATTTTTGTTGGCGTCAAATTCCGCAAACACTTTAAGTTTACAATGTTTAGTTAGAAAACCAAATAAtgtaatgttgctaaatagtgtccttatttgttttatatcctcaaatcctgattatgtaaacaaacacacaaacaaatgatactcaatgtttcccactttgtgactgtccagctgaatgatcacacgaactgtggtgagtacacagatatgtatagtaattttaaataaactgtgtctctgtgtctgtgttttttttaaattttgtttaTGATAAATAtttgcttctgcgaatgcgtatttccgctcgtgcgaaataacactctgctcttcacagcattgcaaagatcaataaagttattagaaatgacaacatagattttggaccaatcacatgctaacagacactataaatatatgcccaaataaggaaaacgccattgccatgatgcgtgcagcaccgttcaccaggcgggagctccgcgtgctggttgcggtgatggaccgccgcgtaggccgcgttgggcgcttcatccccaatcgggtgaagcgcgaggcctacgcggaggtccgccgcctgctgcggactcgcgtccgcagaagGCGGACAATCATACAActtgagaggaggtggagtgatctccgcaggaggactcccgatctgttggcggagatccgccagcaaatccgaactatgcatacacgaagtaagttacattacataagattattagcataaattgtgctaatgggggaaattccaagttgtttgcagcaggaatttagtgaacaattgggctaaaccatgtgcactgcaggggaagcatatgtaacatgtgcagagagagtaagatttgggtggggtgtgttcaatctgcaaaataatttgcagtgttaaaataaagcagcctgtatttaccctgcacagaataaaataagccacccaaatctaactctctctgcacatgttatatctgcctcccctgcagtgcacatggttttggccaattgcaaactatattcctgctgtaatccccttggaattacccacaatttacactaagtggtaggctaattgcaaccttgagtgtccttttttggaaaataggacagtgtgtgtggttagggcaaacagtactgactgtagcaaactgtcaccaaacaagtgcatgttttcaagaaataagaaccagccaggaaactgtacccaaatacttgatcagtgctggctatataataaggtgccttgaatagtgatctggtgatgttgcctagaccaatcactatgactcaatggactagattaaggaatgagcttcaaagtaaaagtttggactcattttgtttgctgtggccaacatgaagaggatcttaacatgtttgcttttcaatttttaaaaacactgaattttacatggaacagaacattgaTAATTCAAATTGTTTACTATGTAATTTCTCATGTAAACTAAATGTTGTCAATaatatcattataggacaacaacaacggcacaactctccgcccccttccccttcccagtccccctccccttctcactccccctccccttcacagccccctccccttcccagtcccactcagcttcccagtccccctcagcttcccagtccccctcatcttcccagtccccctcatcttcccagtccccatcagcttcccagtccccctcagcttccctggcccactccactttccactccccttctcaccacatctctccatctctttctgggaccccttctcctccttcccataccccttctccttcaacttctacatcaccatctcaacccccctcaccctctattgcattaactttctctccgcccccctcgccctctcaatcagaccccccctctgaaattgcagtccaaatccagcctccttcccccatccagcctccttccccaatccctcctccttccccaatccctcctccttcccccatccagccgccttcccccatccagccaacatccccacccagtgaatgggcagaggaagcccctgaagacagttcagggagtcttcatgttgccgtggaaagtaagttttttaaaaaatttttacaaatgattacccacttacacttacaatgacaaaacatgcagtgttgtactgtttgaattcttgggccaaggacaaatatttgtgtttttcttcatggtgtacatgttgcctttacatatttgtgagtgtcattatatgtacagtgtgtatgtgtgcaatgttttgtgtgtccactctaggttgacactcattaggtagccagggttgccaggacaacagggtttatatgtgttacattttctggtaaacagttagacctgagtggagtttagtatgttgttggtcttttacacttgtgcctgtgtagtcttaatatttgcacttacaaatcacatgcttcactttgttatgcagcctaatgacacactgatttgtggtgtgaaagttacattcacaaaatgactaattgttcaagtcaaacctgtttgcacttatttagtaagggcagctttcagggagtgtgggaatgctaggatatgttggccttctgaagatgttgatatgcagtgtgatgaggctGGACCAAAccccttaaaaaaaataaataaaaaaaagatgagaatgaatgccaacatggtgtaacagtgatgAAGATggaagttatctttaacatgggatgtcgcccataacaaccaatacaattaatctttacaattggggaaccacttctacaagataataatcttattttggcttgtttgctatgggcgacgctacatcttaaaatgaactcacatagtagtaaatgtagcccatggtcaAGAAAACTGTAATAAGTAACAAAAAAagactgagcaggcttgtgtgtttttctgctaatgattgtaccataaaacagccatgatgtatcaactttgccattaagcaggcctgtccaaactgcgcaactgcaactgttgagaaactacacatcccagcatgccctgacacaggtttggcattccctggccccaaaactgagtcaacgcatgctggtatatgtagtttcacacaagcttgagggatgcagtttggacctgcctgcattaaagtgtgctttgtgccttgcttggataataagcaatgtgagtaagttagtaatgtttatgttatctcttaatttcagatgttgccgttggagatcccacatcgttGCAGGAGATTGTTTCCAACATGAGGCTCCATCTCCAGGCCTTGTTGGGTCTTGTGGACGCAATGGAaaaattttgttaattttttgatttaaaaaaaaaaaggatattatcATTAttccagtaaaaaaataaaataaactactaAATTTAAATACTTCAGCGgctctttattatttattaatgcaataaaggaacagcagattgcagaacaaacattttttaccttaaacatttcaaacatctaacgtaagttattttaaaacaccaaataaaacatgttattggctaaataaacatgcaaacaccttcattcacatacaaaaactctactttaataaattcagaaaacacattagaccaagcacattgcaaacatctatatttatattaaacatgtaaataaaaggaggctcttttatggctacaaagtgcacttcaggtatttaaacaaatacttaattgatcatgaacatttcaaatcattcactaattggatttgttattgaggagggcttgtggccttttaattggaaggtgttagtcCACTTAATAGTATAAAAACAAATTGTGCTGCGTTTCTcagcaaaagtgagcactttaactgaaaaatgtgtaaatctactacaacttagtatttttacgaagaagtatgtgttaatgcgatgggttcgcattgctgcgaggatttcgcattgctgcgatgtcatttggcgtacgcccactttgtgtaataatgcgtgcgaatgagcaaaaatacgttgggggcggatgttcgcaaatttactacattaacgcaactttactaataggttgtgcgaacgaaaaacttagcgaacaactcggaatgagggccattgtctttgagTCTAGGTCACACAGTTTTTGCACACAATGATTTTCCTCACAATTGCTTTGCATTTACCATACACAAACTTCCTGCATCGGTCACAACTTTCGCATGTTTTATTTCCCTTACAATTATTTCCAGTGTAACATTTGTGTCGTTTTCGTCTCAAATCGACATTTTCTGTACATTGAGCTGGTGGGATTATTGCTGCTGGACCCTTTCTAGTTATAACGTATTTTTGATGAAGTTCCTCTGCTAGTTGTAGAATAAACGACTGATTTTTTTTACTTGTGACACTGTTATACAAAATCCTTGCATTGACAGCTGCCAAATCGAGGGTGTTGTAGAGGACTTGTACAGGACATCTTCTACTACCAGCCTTTACACTGTATGTTCTTGCCATCTGATCAACTGTATCCACTCCAGCTTTTGTTTTGTTGTAATATGATACAGTTTCGGGAAGCTTCTTTGCATCTTTGCCAATATCAACATCTGGATGAAGTGAGCTAAGGAGGATGACATTCTTTTGCTTTTTCCCCTGGTACACGGTCAATGTACACTGGTCATGATTCAAAACATAAGTGTCATACCTCCTTCCTTTACTTTTGTTGGAACCTCTCTTCTCTTACGATTCATTGCTCCCACAATGCTTGTTTTCTTCTTTTGCAGTTGGTCAGCGAGTTGTAGAGAAGGTAAATAGTTGTTCGTTGTTACGTTTCTACCCTTGTTCAAATATGGTTCCGCCAAACGCAGGACGACATGAGTTAAAACACTTTCATCAGCTGGTTTCAGTTGATCCTCTCCTAGATAGGGGTGTCCATTAATAAGATACTTAGATTTGGAATCTGCTGCAAGACAGAATTTTATTCCAAACTTATCAGGCTTGTTGGCCATGTACTGTGTAAAGGGGCATCTTGCTTTTGAGGGGAATAACTGCTCATTCACAGTGATATTTGATCCTGGAGTGTAGCACAGAATGCTGTTTGTGATGAACCTATTCCGAAATTTCAGAAGCCAAagcaaatttatcacttttcagtcaCTCTGACCTTGTTGACTTGATGTCAGATCGCAAGAATCTCATAATTTCTTTTAATCTATCCCTGGACATTGTATGACCAAAAAAGTGAGGACCCCATTTTTCAGACCACAGATGATTCACAGGTAAGCCCTTTGAGGTATATGCACCCCTGTCATACAGAAGAGCATTGAATGCATCAAATTCTTCCAAACAAACAGTTCATGTATTATTATTCAGTTGTCGTTGAGCTTCTGTCTCTGTTCAATTCTTTATATGACGCAGAATTGGTTCGTCTATCAATAAGCGCCACGCAATAGCCAAACTGTCAATTGAAATTATTGGTTTGGAATAAGGAGTCGGACCAGGATTTTCTCGAAGAGCATTTTGTTGAGATAATGTTCCTGGAGCATGTCCAATCCCCAAAAACATCCCACTCTGTTTTGTCAGGTGCAGTGTACTTCTCCCCAACTGCAGGTGGCACATATGACTTTCTACCACGACCTCTTCCTTGAAATTGAGCTggaggtgcttgtataatttgtgactgAGCTCCACCTCTTCCTCGACCCCTACCCTGAGGTAAATGTGGTCTAGTACCTGCTTGATCTGTTCCGGACTCATTGTCATCAGTGTTAGTCTCATAACTTTCACTGGCTTCAGATTCCTCAAGTATGTATGAAACATCACTCTCTGAATCAGACTGTATATCTTCAGTTTCCGACTCTGCTTGTACTGCTGCGTCATCTTCTCCTCCTGAGTCTTCTTCATCTATTTTTTAAGACATTTTAGAATTTGCTCATCTGTCAAATCATGGAACCTGGGCATTTTCACTTATGAAACTGTGAATACACGGAACTTCCAGTTAGGACTCACAGACCCTCACTTTGCAACTGCTGAAAAGGAAAAATTCAATATTACTCTTGAAAATATTTTAATTTGTTAGCCTATAACTTCAGTAGGTGCACATACATCATTTTAAAGGAATTTATATGCAAAACAGCtcaggggtcattttgaccccttcAGTCTTTTTAGGTATACCTTGAAATATTTTCCCAAATATTGACCCTACACAAACAAAATTTTGGTGGcttgattttgacatttaattatGAAAAGTCACCAAAAAAATCAGATCAGAAGGAATCTAAATTGCTGAAAGGCAACCATTGCtaaggggtcaaaatgaccccttcAGGCTTTCTAGTGTTAAGGGCTCCTGGGGTTATGGATGGAGAGTGAGGGCgggctccatccattaggcccagTCCGGATCCTTAGGGTGTTCTGGCTCAGAGGATGCTAATCAGTGCTTATACCCACATGGGTATATTAAAAGGCTGTCAGCCTggacacagaggggtatatttactaaggtgcggttTTTAGAAGAGGAGATGTTGACCAAGGCAATCAATCATATGCtagctattatcttgtagaaggtggtagataaatgacaagtagaatctgtgctatgggcaacatctccacttctaaaaacctgcacttttgtaaatataccccagagtgtcTTATTACCTCGGGAGAAAAGTTCTGGCTTGCAGAGAGATACCATCACTGCTTGAACTGAGTGCTGCACTGAATTGCTGCTTTGGTGAGTGGGACAGTAGGTCCTTCTCACATCTTATGTATAGTAAGAGCCGGACAGGCAAGGATTTATGTGTAtgatttatttttacttttctGCAAATAAAAATAGCTGAGGCTGTTTGACCAAATATCCGGGGCTGGTGTGTTACTGTAAGAACGTGCACCTGTCTACCACAGGACACGGCAACTTTACCCTGGTCTTGCCACAGCACATATATGTAACATGTATTTTTTACTTGTTTGTCCCTAGAGTGCATTAGTCATAGTCATATGTTTCATTTGCAGTGTTTTTTTTAATGACCAACTCACAATtagcaacattgggggtcattccgagttgtccgctcggtaaaaatcttcgcatcgcagcgattttccgcttaatgcgcatgcgcaatgtccgcactgcgactgcgccaagtaaatttgctatgcagttaggaattttactcacggctttttcatcgttctggcgatcgtaatgtgattgacaggaaatgggtgttactgggcggaaacaggccgttttatgggcgtgtgggaaaaaatgctaccgtttccggaaaaaacgcaggagtggccggagaaacgggggagtgtctgggcgaacgctgggtgtgtttgtgacgtcaaaccaggaacgacaagcactgaactgatcgcagaagccgagtaagtctggagctactcagaaactgctacgaggtgtgtaatcgcaatattgcaaatacatcattcgcaattttaagatgctaagattcactcccagtaggcggcggcttagcatgagcaaatctgctaaaatccgcttgcgagcgaacaactcggaatgacccccattataagaACCAAATCTTCTGTATCAAGGTAGTGTTACGTCTTTGTGCCACGCACTATGGAATTGGATGCAGATGAGCAGACTGGCAGGGCAGGGTCAGAtatgatggcagtttaataaaagaCAGCTGGGCAAAGACCAACAATATCCACCAGCACAAGAATATGCTATCAGACATAAATCAAACAAGATGAGAGAACAGTCTTTGCTGTTGACAGATTGATAAAGGCCATGAGTGTGCAAAGCCCAGAATTTCTTAACAGTATATGAAGTTTGCATTGGATGTGAATGAAATAGATTAAGAGAACAGCAGCAACTAGATAGTAGGATGGGCATTTAATAAAACTCATATGCCGGTGAGTAAAGCATTTAGCAGTGGAAACAACAGCTTCAGCCCAACCGGTCCTGTGAAGTGCTGGACTAATAAAATAATTTGAGCTTAGTACTGGTAGCCCTGAGGCTACCCAACTCTTtgcaccaaattttttttttctgtttttgtgaGTTGAATATAAATCTCAGGGGgacatgtatcaagccttggagaataaaTAAAATGGAAAAGTTGCTTCAAGTAAACAATCAGCTTCAGCTTCATTCATTTATGATACACAGTATCTGAAACGATAGTTAActctctcaaaggcttgatacagTACGTTTCCCCCTCAGTCTCTGCTCTTATTCTTCATTTACTGTGGAAGTACAACTATAT
This region includes:
- the LOC135056967 gene encoding putative nuclease HARBI1, whose product is MYAPACVMSIFIAAEALPPQPTPALPPQPPAPQPQPAPHQPRQRRRARPPIFRTRVLLFGMPDDVVVRRYRLPPHLILDTLSIIESDLESEIRYPTAIPPLTQFLAVLNFLATASYQHVVGDLVGMSQGQFSKVLRRVCQAFLKRVKQFIDMPLDVGALDVVKRQFEEGGSRFPHVIGVVDGTHVAIQPPRHNEEIYRNRKLFHSLNVMVVCGPSLQILSLNAKFTGSSHDAYVIRQSGIWQRLRSSQRADMWLLGDRGYPCTPWLMTPYRNPRPGPQMAFNSALTATRQLVERTIGVLKGRFRVLHRTGGDIMYSPEMASKIVVLCAILHNIAVRSSVELPQAEELPDEEPGVVRHFGGGSVTRRGSQVRARIVAEYFS